The following are from one region of the Paenibacillus sp. JZ16 genome:
- a CDS encoding phosphatidylinositol-specific phospholipase C/glycerophosphodiester phosphodiesterase family protein gives MKRIAAVLLLCSAIIILLLNHLELEEEAPQGFTAYRLIAHAMGSIGEQSYTNAYEAMVINYEKGTRVFEIGLMLTEDRKVVARHEWTESMTQQLGQKEKLPDDKQAARLSHEEFINTPILELYQPMDIEGIMDMMERHPDIYIVTDTKEQEDQDIRHLFTEIVSAANERDPELLDRVVVQIYNEPMLDMVQDIYPFQSIIYTLYATQDSPAEITAFVQENHIDAVTMPEYKVSPNFVAKLKEAGAVTYVHTINDTTTVNNYEKWGVYGVYSDLLTEPELEQNSLRYTIKK, from the coding sequence ATGAAACGGATCGCAGCTGTCCTTCTATTATGTTCCGCCATTATAATACTGCTTCTGAATCATCTGGAGTTAGAAGAGGAAGCGCCGCAAGGATTCACGGCCTATCGGCTGATCGCCCATGCCATGGGGAGCATAGGGGAACAGTCCTACACGAACGCCTATGAAGCCATGGTCATTAACTACGAGAAAGGCACCCGGGTATTCGAGATTGGTTTGATGCTGACGGAGGATCGCAAAGTCGTGGCCAGGCACGAGTGGACGGAGAGCATGACACAGCAGCTGGGTCAGAAGGAGAAACTCCCCGATGATAAGCAGGCAGCGCGCCTGAGCCATGAAGAATTCATTAATACGCCGATTTTGGAGTTATACCAGCCGATGGATATTGAGGGGATCATGGATATGATGGAGCGTCATCCCGATATCTACATCGTGACGGATACGAAGGAGCAGGAGGATCAGGATATTCGGCACCTGTTCACGGAGATTGTAAGTGCTGCTAATGAGCGAGACCCGGAACTACTGGATCGGGTAGTCGTCCAAATTTATAATGAGCCGATGCTTGATATGGTTCAGGACATCTACCCGTTTCAATCGATTATATATACGCTGTATGCCACGCAGGACTCACCTGCTGAGATCACCGCCTTCGTACAGGAGAACCACATTGACGCGGTTACCATGCCGGAGTACAAGGTCAGCCCGAATTTCGTAGCGAAGCTGAAGGAAGCGGGTGCTGTGACTTATGTCCACACCATCAATGACACCACGACCGTGAACAATTATGAAAAATGGGGCGTGTACGGCGTTTACTCGGACCTGCTGACAGAGCCGGAGCTGGAGCAGAACAGCTTGAGATATACTATTAAAAAGTGA
- the pcrA gene encoding DNA helicase PcrA: MHSIDIHDAVRRLNPQQRQAVEATDGPLLIMAGAGSGKTRVLTHRIAYLIATRKAAPWSILAITFTNKAAREMQERVSKLVGREGQDIWVSTFHSMCVRILRRDIERIGFTSNFSILDSTDQLSVIRNVMKQHNIDPKKFEPKAIQAAMSAAKNELISPQQYEQKAGDYFETLVAKVYTEYQKRLKSNNSLDFDDLIMTTIQLFKEVPEVLDFYQRKFQYIHVDEYQDTNRAQYMLCRMLADSHHRICVVGDSDQSIYRWRGADITNILNFEQDYPEARTILLEQNYRSTANILNAANNVIGLNTGRKPKNLWTEQGEGPKIKVFRGDTEHDEGYFVTSEISKSVTAGKSYQDHAILYRTNAQSRVIEEILIKSDIPYQIVGGIKFYDRKEIKDLLAYLRLISNPDDDISLTRIINVPKRSIGDTTVAKLAAAAAERGISIFRVLEIVDDLGFAGRTRNALVGFYDMIAALSRMVEFLSVTELTEKILEMSEYRLELQNENTIESRSRLENIDEFLSVTQEFEKNNEDKSLISFLTDLALIADIDSMNDDEEDRDDAVVLMTMHSAKGLEFPVVFIIGMEEGVFPHSRAFMDNEELEEERRLAYVGITRAEKQLFLSCARMRTLFGRTTANMPSRFLEEIPEELKEDTQMAHDRYRRGGGSNVGGSYAGRGFGGGGGSNFGGGRSVDLSLSGSTASAQAAPKSRVTMTTGGSSRPAAASGSGEFKAGDKVAHGKWGTGTIVAVKGSGNDMELQIAFPAPVGVKRLLAGFAPITKVE, translated from the coding sequence ATGCATTCCATTGATATACACGACGCCGTCAGACGGCTGAATCCGCAGCAGCGCCAAGCCGTTGAAGCAACCGACGGACCGCTGCTCATTATGGCAGGTGCCGGCTCCGGTAAGACGCGGGTACTGACACACCGAATCGCATACCTGATCGCCACGCGCAAAGCTGCACCTTGGAGCATCCTGGCGATTACGTTTACGAATAAAGCAGCCCGTGAGATGCAGGAGCGGGTATCCAAACTGGTCGGCCGGGAAGGCCAGGACATCTGGGTCTCGACGTTCCACTCGATGTGCGTGCGGATTTTGCGTAGAGACATTGAACGGATTGGCTTTACATCGAATTTCAGTATTCTAGACTCGACGGATCAGCTGTCCGTTATTCGGAACGTGATGAAGCAGCACAACATTGATCCGAAGAAATTCGAGCCGAAGGCAATTCAAGCGGCCATGAGCGCGGCCAAGAATGAGCTGATCTCCCCGCAGCAGTATGAACAGAAGGCCGGAGACTATTTTGAAACCCTTGTTGCCAAGGTATATACGGAATATCAGAAGCGCTTAAAGAGCAACAACTCGCTCGATTTTGACGATCTGATCATGACCACGATCCAGCTGTTTAAGGAAGTGCCGGAGGTCCTCGACTTCTACCAGCGGAAGTTCCAGTACATTCACGTGGATGAGTATCAGGATACCAACCGGGCGCAGTACATGCTTTGCCGCATGTTGGCAGACAGCCATCACCGCATCTGCGTTGTCGGGGACAGCGATCAGTCGATCTACCGCTGGCGTGGCGCGGATATCACGAACATCCTGAATTTTGAGCAGGATTATCCCGAGGCGCGGACGATTCTGCTGGAGCAGAATTACCGTTCTACAGCGAATATTTTGAATGCTGCCAACAATGTGATCGGCCTGAACACAGGCCGCAAACCGAAGAATCTGTGGACCGAGCAGGGTGAAGGACCGAAGATCAAGGTGTTCCGCGGGGATACGGAGCATGATGAGGGGTATTTTGTTACCTCGGAAATCAGCAAGAGTGTTACCGCCGGCAAAAGCTATCAGGACCACGCGATTCTGTATCGGACCAATGCGCAGTCCCGGGTGATCGAGGAAATTCTGATCAAGTCGGATATTCCGTACCAGATCGTCGGGGGCATCAAGTTCTACGATCGCAAAGAGATTAAGGACCTGCTCGCCTACCTACGCCTGATCTCCAACCCGGACGACGATATCAGTTTAACGCGGATCATTAACGTGCCAAAAAGAAGCATCGGCGACACAACCGTTGCGAAGCTGGCTGCTGCAGCCGCAGAGCGGGGCATCTCGATTTTCCGCGTGCTGGAAATCGTGGACGACCTCGGTTTTGCCGGACGGACGCGCAATGCGCTGGTGGGCTTCTACGACATGATTGCCGCGCTTAGCCGAATGGTTGAGTTTCTGTCGGTCACCGAGCTTACGGAAAAAATACTGGAAATGTCCGAGTACCGGCTCGAGCTGCAAAACGAGAATACGATCGAATCCAGATCCCGCCTCGAGAACATTGACGAGTTCCTGTCGGTGACGCAAGAGTTCGAGAAGAACAACGAGGATAAATCGCTCATCTCCTTCCTCACGGATCTTGCGCTGATCGCGGACATCGATTCGATGAACGATGACGAAGAAGATCGTGACGACGCTGTCGTGCTCATGACGATGCACAGTGCCAAAGGCCTGGAGTTCCCGGTGGTGTTCATCATCGGTATGGAGGAGGGGGTATTCCCGCATAGCCGTGCCTTCATGGATAACGAAGAGCTGGAAGAGGAACGCCGACTAGCTTATGTAGGCATCACGCGTGCGGAGAAGCAGCTGTTCCTTTCCTGTGCACGCATGCGGACGCTATTTGGCCGCACGACGGCGAACATGCCATCGCGATTCCTGGAGGAGATCCCGGAAGAATTGAAGGAAGACACCCAGATGGCGCATGACCGATACCGCCGCGGCGGCGGTAGCAATGTGGGCGGATCTTACGCAGGACGCGGCTTCGGAGGCGGTGGAGGCAGCAACTTTGGCGGCGGTCGCAGTGTTGACCTCTCCCTCAGCGGATCGACCGCTTCCGCGCAAGCCGCGCCGAAGAGCCGGGTGACGATGACAACCGGTGGGTCATCCCGTCCGGCTGCTGCTTCGGGCAGTGGGGAATTTAAAGCCGGCGACAAAGTGGCCCATGGCAAATGGGGAACCGGTACGATCGTAGCGGTAAAAGGCAGTGGCAACGACATGGAATTGCAGATTGCATTCCCGGCGCCTGTGGGCGTGAAACGTCTGCTTGCCGGCTTCGCGCCGATTACGAAGGTGGAATAA
- a CDS encoding undecaprenyl-phosphate glucose phosphotransferase → MIRQNQGFLTKLYMITDFAFIQLAFLFAWWIKFESGWFPYEEPLPLETYTLWSLVYGAVALAVGIMISLYSPKRKKRFADEFMKIFQMHFIGMFVLLSLMFFVKEVNISRWYLAIYMILNVAFIILYRYFLKKSLKHFREKGYNRQFVLIVGAGSLGKRFFKNLKQYPELGYEVIGFLDDYQQWDDIEARRLKPILGSVGDLHKVLNEKLVDEVVLALPLNAHHKYPEIIAACEKAGVRTLIIPDFFDYLPARPVFDNFAGMPMINVRDIPLDLAANRLFKRAFDIVFSLVAIILTLPVMIGIYLGIRLTSRGPVIFKQERVGLNRRNFYMYKFRSMKPLPEGAPDTGWTVENDPRRTKFGSFLRKTSLDELPQFFNVLFGHMSVVGPRPERPYYVEQFKEEIPKYMVKHHVRPGITGWAQSNGLRGDTSIEERIKHDIFYIENWSILFDIKIILRTIRNGFKNAY, encoded by the coding sequence ATGATTCGCCAAAATCAGGGGTTTTTGACCAAATTGTATATGATTACCGATTTTGCTTTTATCCAACTGGCATTCTTGTTTGCATGGTGGATCAAGTTTGAGAGCGGTTGGTTTCCGTACGAAGAACCGCTCCCTCTTGAAACCTATACTTTGTGGAGTCTAGTTTATGGTGCAGTAGCCTTGGCTGTCGGCATCATGATTTCCTTATACTCACCGAAGCGGAAAAAGCGCTTTGCCGACGAGTTCATGAAGATCTTTCAGATGCATTTCATCGGGATGTTCGTCCTCCTCAGTTTAATGTTCTTCGTGAAGGAAGTGAATATCTCCCGTTGGTATCTCGCCATCTACATGATTCTCAATGTTGCTTTCATCATCCTATACCGTTATTTCCTCAAGAAATCCCTCAAGCATTTTCGGGAAAAAGGCTACAACCGCCAATTTGTGCTCATCGTGGGTGCAGGGTCGTTAGGCAAGCGCTTCTTCAAAAATCTGAAGCAATACCCGGAGCTTGGTTATGAAGTCATCGGTTTCCTGGATGATTACCAGCAGTGGGACGACATCGAGGCGAGACGGCTTAAACCCATTCTGGGGTCCGTCGGTGATCTACATAAGGTGTTAAACGAAAAGCTTGTCGACGAGGTCGTACTAGCCCTTCCGCTAAATGCGCACCACAAATATCCTGAAATCATTGCCGCGTGTGAAAAGGCCGGTGTCCGAACGCTGATCATCCCGGACTTTTTCGATTACCTCCCGGCAAGGCCAGTGTTTGATAATTTTGCTGGTATGCCGATGATCAACGTGCGCGATATTCCGCTGGATCTAGCGGCAAACCGACTGTTTAAGCGAGCATTCGATATTGTATTCTCCTTAGTAGCGATTATCCTGACCCTGCCGGTGATGATCGGGATTTACCTGGGTATTCGTTTGACTTCTCGGGGCCCTGTCATTTTCAAACAGGAGCGGGTTGGGCTGAATCGCCGGAACTTTTATATGTATAAATTCCGCTCCATGAAGCCGCTGCCGGAGGGGGCACCGGATACAGGCTGGACGGTGGAGAATGATCCACGCCGCACCAAGTTCGGCTCTTTTCTTCGGAAGACCAGTCTGGATGAGCTGCCACAATTCTTCAATGTCCTGTTCGGTCATATGAGTGTGGTGGGCCCTAGGCCCGAACGTCCTTATTATGTCGAACAGTTCAAAGAGGAGATCCCGAAGTACATGGTGAAACACCACGTACGCCCGGGCATCACGGGATGGGCGCAGAGCAATGGTCTGCGCGGAGACACTTCGATTGAGGAACGGATCAAGCACGATATTTTTTACATCGAGAATTGGTCCATTCTATTTGATATCAAAATCATTCTGCGCACGATCCGCAACGGATTTAAGAACGCATACTGA
- a CDS encoding heptaprenylglyceryl phosphate synthase, with amino-acid sequence MKEMIQSWRHVFKLDPDKEIDDETLDAVCLSGTDAIMVGGSTGVTYENTVDLLSRVRRYELPCVQEVSDLEAVVPGFDLYMVPMVLNTQDPTWIMGRHREGIERYGYMIPWDLVVTEGYIVLNENAAVAKLTGAETSIEASAAAAYAQIADKLMNLPIVYLEYSGVYGDMETVRTVRRSLDNARLFYGGGITTFQQALEAAAIADTIVVGNVVYDHLEQALETVKAVKG; translated from the coding sequence TTGAAAGAGATGATACAATCCTGGAGGCATGTGTTTAAGCTGGACCCCGACAAGGAGATCGATGACGAAACCCTTGATGCGGTATGTTTGTCAGGAACCGATGCCATTATGGTCGGAGGCTCAACCGGAGTCACTTATGAAAATACCGTGGATCTGCTGTCCCGAGTTCGGCGTTACGAGCTGCCTTGCGTGCAGGAGGTATCCGATCTGGAAGCCGTTGTACCCGGATTTGATCTATATATGGTCCCGATGGTTTTGAATACGCAGGATCCGACCTGGATTATGGGCCGGCATCGCGAAGGAATCGAACGCTACGGGTACATGATCCCGTGGGATCTGGTTGTGACCGAGGGGTATATCGTGTTGAACGAGAATGCCGCGGTGGCGAAGCTGACTGGAGCTGAGACTTCAATTGAAGCGAGCGCTGCCGCCGCTTATGCCCAGATTGCGGACAAGCTGATGAATCTGCCGATTGTGTATTTGGAATACAGCGGCGTTTATGGGGATATGGAGACCGTCCGTACGGTTCGAAGATCGCTGGATAACGCCCGTTTGTTCTATGGTGGCGGAATTACCACCTTCCAGCAGGCGCTGGAGGCTGCAGCTATCGCTGATACGATCGTTGTTGGAAACGTTGTGTATGATCATCTGGAGCAGGCGCTAGAAACGGTCAAGGCCGTGAAGGGCTGA